GCCCATTCTTTCCTCTAAAGATGCTTCTGCTTGAATATCATTATTTACTACTATTTTTTTCAATTCTTTCAACATAGCAGTAGGACCACAACTATAAATATAATCAATTTCCTGTTTATCTTTAATTAAACTTTTTAAATAATCGACT
The Halanaerobiales bacterium genome window above contains:
- a CDS encoding dihydroorotate dehydrogenase electron transfer subunit, which encodes VDYLKSLIKDKQEIDYIYSCGPTAMLKELKKIVVNNDIQAEASLEERMGCGVGVCLSCTVRTINGNRRACKEGPVFPLKEVIFDE